One genomic segment of Pyruvatibacter mobilis includes these proteins:
- a CDS encoding cation:proton antiporter subunit C encodes MELSPFLEFVIGRYNYWLAIVLMMLGLYVVVARGNLVKKLVGLNLFQVSVFLFYISVGKVTGGTAPIYVDAPDALYSNPLPHVLILTAIVVGVATLAVGLSLVIRIQRAYGTIEEDEMQAADAGRAETPHAGGSSSGTVSGGAT; translated from the coding sequence ATGGAACTGTCTCCGTTCCTTGAGTTCGTCATTGGCCGCTACAATTACTGGCTCGCAATTGTCCTGATGATGCTGGGCCTCTATGTGGTTGTCGCGCGCGGCAACCTGGTGAAGAAGCTCGTGGGCCTCAACCTTTTCCAGGTTTCCGTCTTTCTCTTCTACATCTCGGTCGGCAAGGTCACCGGCGGCACTGCGCCCATTTATGTGGACGCGCCTGATGCCCTTTACTCAAACCCGCTGCCCCACGTGCTCATCCTGACGGCCATTGTCGTCGGCGTGGCGACGCTCGCTGTCGGCCTGAGCTTGGTCATCCGTATACAGAGGGCTTACGGCACCATCGAGGAAGACGAGATGCAGGCAGCGGATGCCGGGCGCGCAGAAACGCCCCATGCGGGCGGCAGCAGTTCAGGCACCGTAAGCGGGGGCGCGACCTGA
- a CDS encoding DUF4040 domain-containing protein, protein MTAIIVDLVLFTLLIAVAIQIVRLDHLFAVTMLSGVFSLLTAALFITMDAPDVAFTEAAVGAGISTVLMLGTLALVPGTQKAVRKAQTIPLVVVIATGLALIYSTLDMPAFGDPEAPAQQHVAPYYINETPGDIDVPNIVTAVLASYRGFDTLGEVVVVFMAGAGVLALLGHKPLGRLVGRASVRGRREEEE, encoded by the coding sequence GTGACCGCCATCATTGTCGATCTCGTGCTTTTTACGCTGCTGATTGCTGTCGCCATTCAGATCGTGCGTCTCGATCATCTGTTTGCCGTCACCATGCTGTCAGGCGTGTTCAGCCTGCTGACGGCGGCACTGTTCATCACCATGGATGCCCCGGACGTGGCCTTTACCGAAGCCGCCGTGGGCGCGGGCATCTCGACGGTGCTGATGCTCGGCACGTTGGCGCTTGTGCCGGGCACCCAGAAGGCCGTGAGGAAGGCACAGACCATTCCGCTTGTCGTGGTCATCGCAACGGGATTGGCCCTCATCTACTCAACACTCGACATGCCGGCCTTTGGTGACCCGGAAGCTCCGGCCCAGCAGCACGTCGCGCCCTACTACATCAATGAAACACCCGGCGACATCGATGTCCCCAATATCGTGACGGCCGTGCTCGCCAGCTATCGCGGCTTCGATACGCTGGGCGAAGTTGTGGTGGTGTTCATGGCCGGTGCGGGCGTCCTGGCCCTGTTGGGGCACAAGCCATTGGGCCGCCTTGTCGGCCGTGCCTCGGTCCGCGGTCGGCGGGAGGAAGAGGAATGA
- a CDS encoding monovalent cation/H+ antiporter complex subunit F, with product MFFAACLAVLAAMLLTLVRLFAGPSLYDRVLALNAFGTKTVLMIGLVGFLTGRPDFMDIALLYALINFVGTIAVLKFFRYRVLGDIAELDADQSAGKPGAGS from the coding sequence ATGTTCTTTGCTGCCTGTCTTGCCGTGCTTGCCGCCATGCTGCTGACGCTGGTGCGTCTGTTCGCAGGCCCAAGCCTCTATGACCGGGTGCTGGCGCTCAATGCGTTCGGCACCAAGACCGTGCTGATGATCGGCCTTGTCGGCTTTCTCACCGGCCGGCCGGACTTCATGGACATCGCCCTGCTCTACGCCCTGATCAATTTCGTGGGCACCATCGCGGTCCTCAAGTTCTTCCGATACCGCGTGCTCGGCGACATTGCAGAGCTCGATGCAGATCAGTCTGCGGGCAAGCCGGGGGCAGGATCATGA
- a CDS encoding cold-shock protein, translating into MQGDAASDAELAFRVTGVVKWFDTTKGYGFIVPEDGSADVLLHMSCLKQAGLDAAREGATVECEAVKRAKGLQALRVIDVDDSTAKEVPQQVEPAKPVMSARASRVVAIGEEEEAEVKWFNRAKGYGFVTRGEGTPDIFVHMETLREAGLRELRQGQTVRVRFGEGDKGLMVASIRVDE; encoded by the coding sequence ATGCAGGGAGATGCCGCGAGTGACGCCGAACTCGCATTCCGCGTAACAGGCGTTGTGAAGTGGTTCGATACGACAAAGGGCTACGGTTTCATTGTCCCCGAGGACGGGTCAGCAGATGTTCTGCTGCACATGTCCTGCCTGAAGCAGGCCGGCCTGGATGCGGCCAGGGAAGGGGCAACCGTCGAATGCGAGGCGGTGAAGCGAGCCAAGGGATTGCAGGCGCTGCGCGTCATCGATGTGGATGACAGCACCGCCAAGGAAGTTCCCCAGCAGGTTGAACCGGCCAAGCCGGTGATGTCCGCGCGGGCAAGCCGTGTTGTTGCCATCGGTGAAGAGGAAGAAGCCGAGGTCAAGTGGTTCAACCGGGCCAAAGGCTATGGCTTCGTCACCCGTGGCGAAGGCACGCCGGATATCTTCGTTCACATGGAGACCCTTCGGGAAGCAGGCCTGCGGGAACTGCGCCAGGGCCAGACCGTCCGTGTTCGCTTTGGAGAGGGCGACAAGGGACTGATGGTGGCCAGCATCCGCGTGGACGAATAG
- a CDS encoding monovalent cation/H+ antiporter subunit D family protein has protein sequence MFDFLMTHLPALQVVVPMLAAPICLMLSRGTFAGALALLTALAAFAMSVLLLIQVIDSGPISYQLGGWPPPFGIEYRVDAMNAFVLVIVAATSALVLPFARNSVRAEIPPSKQALFYTVFTLCLTGLLGVTITGDAFNIFVFLEISSLSTYVLVALGAQRDRRALTASYTYLVMGTIGATFYVIGLGLLYQATGTLNLADLAVRLEPLGDLTSVRAGFAFITVGLALKLAMFPIHAWLPNAYTYAPSVVSIFLAATSTKVAVYVMLRFIFTVFGYEFPVVELSLETVFLPLALIAMFVASAVAVFQTDFKRLLAYSSVAQIGYMVLGFSMASVTGLTATMVHLFNHAAMKGVMFMVAGAVVYRVGSSAVSSFAGLGRQMPWTMAAMVVGGLSLIGVPMTVGFISKWYLILGALETGDWVIAFLIVASSLIAVIYVWRIVEVAYLTPAPEGAKPVPEAPLSMLLPMWALALTCIYFGIDAELTSTIGRTVAEALISGVPAVPEVEGIDLSVVEGLTP, from the coding sequence ATGTTTGACTTTCTGATGACCCACCTGCCCGCGCTGCAGGTCGTGGTGCCCATGCTCGCGGCTCCGATCTGCCTGATGCTGTCGCGCGGCACCTTCGCGGGCGCCCTGGCCCTGCTCACGGCCCTGGCCGCCTTTGCCATGTCGGTGCTGCTGTTGATCCAGGTGATCGACAGTGGCCCCATCTCCTACCAGCTGGGCGGCTGGCCGCCGCCATTCGGCATCGAGTATCGCGTCGATGCCATGAACGCTTTCGTGCTGGTCATTGTTGCCGCCACCAGCGCCCTGGTTCTGCCCTTCGCCCGCAACTCCGTCCGCGCTGAAATTCCGCCCTCCAAGCAGGCGCTGTTCTATACAGTCTTCACCCTGTGCCTGACGGGGCTCCTCGGCGTCACGATCACCGGTGACGCCTTCAACATCTTCGTCTTCCTCGAGATATCGTCCCTCTCCACCTATGTGCTCGTCGCCTTGGGTGCGCAACGGGACCGGCGCGCACTCACGGCGAGCTACACATATCTCGTGATGGGGACCATCGGCGCCACCTTCTATGTTATCGGCCTTGGCCTTCTCTATCAGGCAACAGGCACACTGAACCTCGCCGATCTGGCCGTGCGGCTGGAGCCGCTCGGAGACCTCACAAGCGTCCGGGCCGGCTTTGCCTTCATCACCGTCGGCCTGGCACTGAAGCTCGCCATGTTCCCGATCCACGCATGGCTGCCCAACGCGTACACTTATGCCCCGTCGGTCGTGAGTATCTTCTTGGCCGCCACCTCCACCAAGGTGGCCGTCTATGTGATGCTGCGCTTCATATTCACGGTGTTCGGCTATGAATTCCCGGTGGTGGAACTGTCGTTGGAAACCGTGTTCCTGCCGCTGGCACTCATTGCCATGTTTGTTGCCTCGGCAGTCGCCGTGTTCCAAACGGACTTCAAACGGCTCCTAGCCTATTCATCTGTCGCGCAGATCGGCTACATGGTGCTGGGCTTCTCCATGGCCAGCGTCACCGGCCTGACCGCGACCATGGTTCACCTGTTCAACCACGCGGCCATGAAGGGCGTCATGTTCATGGTCGCCGGTGCCGTGGTGTACCGCGTCGGCTCAAGCGCCGTCTCGAGCTTCGCGGGCCTTGGCAGGCAGATGCCGTGGACAATGGCCGCAATGGTGGTGGGCGGCCTGTCCCTCATCGGCGTGCCGATGACCGTGGGCTTCATTTCCAAGTGGTACCTGATCCTCGGGGCGCTGGAGACTGGCGATTGGGTCATCGCCTTCCTCATCGTCGCCTCATCCCTGATCGCGGTCATTTATGTGTGGCGCATTGTCGAAGTTGCGTATCTCACCCCAGCACCCGAAGGCGCGAAGCCCGTGCCGGAGGCACCCTTGTCCATGTTGCTGCCCATGTGGGCACTGGCACTGACCTGCATCTATTTCGGCATCGACGCCGAGCTGACCTCGACCATCGGCCGAACGGTCGCAGAAGCCCTCATATCCGGAGTGCCCGCCGTGCCCGAAGTCGAAGGGATTGACCTTTCCGTCGTGGAGGGCCTGACCCCATGA
- the mnhG gene encoding monovalent cation/H(+) antiporter subunit G — translation MIDAALIDIVLDIASGLLLAAGCFFVLIGAIGVLRLPDFYTRMHAAGVTDTLGAELILLAMILQAGFSLVTVKLVAILFFLFFTSPTSTHAVANAAWTAGLRPLLGKRLEKGEGGGPVSDDAQEVTR, via the coding sequence ATGATCGACGCAGCCCTGATCGATATCGTTCTCGACATCGCCTCCGGTCTCCTGCTTGCGGCCGGCTGCTTCTTCGTGCTGATCGGCGCCATCGGTGTCCTGAGACTGCCGGACTTCTACACACGCATGCATGCGGCCGGCGTCACCGACACGCTGGGCGCGGAACTGATCCTGCTGGCGATGATCCTGCAGGCAGGCTTCAGCCTCGTGACAGTTAAGCTGGTCGCGATCCTCTTCTTCCTGTTCTTCACGAGCCCCACATCCACCCATGCCGTTGCCAACGCCGCCTGGACTGCCGGGCTGCGGCCACTGCTGGGCAAGCGCCTTGAAAAGGGAGAAGGCGGCGGACCGGTATCGGACGACGCACAGGAGGTGACACGGTGA
- a CDS encoding Na(+)/H(+) antiporter subunit B — MNHHIVLRVVTKILIAPIVLFGLYVQFHGDFGAGGGFQAGVIVAVGFILYGLIFGLTTTRRVMPLSVVRTCACLGVLIYAGVGVVTMFYGGNFLDYDVLSKDPENYAVAGQHLGILLIEAGVGLTVASVMVLVFYGFADAAGPINDEEW; from the coding sequence ATGAACCATCACATCGTTCTCCGGGTGGTGACGAAGATCCTCATCGCCCCCATCGTGCTCTTCGGCCTCTATGTGCAGTTCCATGGTGATTTCGGCGCCGGCGGGGGCTTCCAGGCGGGTGTCATCGTCGCGGTCGGCTTTATCCTCTACGGGCTCATCTTCGGCCTGACGACGACGCGCCGCGTGATGCCCCTGTCCGTTGTGCGCACCTGCGCATGCCTGGGCGTCCTTATCTATGCAGGCGTCGGCGTGGTCACCATGTTCTATGGCGGCAATTTCCTCGACTATGACGTGCTCTCCAAGGACCCGGAGAATTACGCAGTCGCGGGACAGCATCTGGGCATCCTGCTTATCGAGGCAGGCGTCGGGCTGACGGTGGCAAGCGTGATGGTGCTTGTCTTCTACGGGTTCGCGGATGCCGCGGGCCCCATCAATGACGAGGAGTGGTAG
- a CDS encoding Na+/H+ antiporter subunit E translates to MLRGLFLALGLFGLWLLLSGVYKPLWIGLGAASAIAVTFLLARMDVLDSEGVPLQMRTSTLPYWAWLQAEIVKANIAVTRILLRPKLDISPAITRVKPTQATDIGRVTFANSITLTPGTVTVDADGSEFIVHAIDEAFADPDGLADMDRRVTEIEQR, encoded by the coding sequence ATGCTGCGCGGTCTTTTCCTTGCGCTCGGTTTGTTCGGCCTCTGGCTGTTGCTGTCTGGCGTCTACAAGCCACTTTGGATCGGCCTCGGCGCGGCATCCGCCATTGCGGTCACCTTCTTGCTGGCGCGAATGGATGTGCTTGATTCGGAAGGTGTGCCGCTGCAGATGCGCACCAGCACCCTTCCCTACTGGGCATGGCTGCAGGCAGAAATCGTCAAGGCCAATATCGCGGTGACGCGAATCCTTCTGCGCCCGAAGCTCGACATTTCTCCGGCTATCACCCGCGTGAAGCCCACCCAGGCAACAGATATCGGCCGGGTGACCTTTGCCAATTCAATCACCCTCACACCGGGCACCGTCACCGTTGATGCCGATGGCAGCGAATTCATCGTGCACGCCATCGACGAGGCCTTTGCCGATCCCGACGGCCTTGCGGACATGGACCGCCGGGTCACTGAAATCGAACAACGTTAG